The nucleotide window GCCCCAACATGCACACGGCGCGGGCAATGACCTCGGCCTGGGCGTCCAAAGCGGTGTCCCATACGCGCCGGGCCAGGGGGTCACCGACTTCCAGCGCCACCTGTACTCCCAGAGCACCGGCGGCGACGACGTCGTCGCGGTCCTTGGGGGCCCGGGTGGCTGCTAGCCGCTGGGCAAGCGCTCCGGCACTGGCGACGGCCTCGAAGCGCTCCAGCTGGCCCGGGTTGTCCGGGTCTGGCACCAGTGCCTGACCAATTTCTCCGGCCCAGCCGCCGGAGACGATGGGGCGGCCATCGAGGATGAACACAGCGGCGATTCCGGTGCCCAGGGCCAGGTACATGCAGTTGTCACTGCCTGCGCCCCAGCGAGCCTCAGCCCAGGCTCCTGAGCGCACGTCGTGCCCCAGGCTCACGGGGCGCCCAAGAGCCTCCTCCATACGCTGCGCCATGGGAACGTCTTGCCAACCCAGGTTGACTGAGAGGATGGCAAGCCCCTTACTCTCGTCAACGATTCCCGGCACGCCCACGCCCACGGTGCGGCAGATGTCTGCCGGGGTCACGACGATCTCACCGTCGTCTACCTGACCAACACTCACCTGCCTCTCAATGGTGGCAACGGCCTTGACTACAGCCTCCAACAGCGGTTCAACGCCCTTTGGCGTCGGGATTTCCTGCCGGAACAGGGCTCGACCAGCAGTATCAGCGAGAACCGTCTTGATGGCTGTTCCGCCGACGTCAACACCGATGGCGTAACGCGCGTTCATGCTCAGTGCTCACTGTCAGGGAGGATAACCGCGCGACTGAGGTGGCGCGGCTTGTCGGGGTCCAGGTCACGGTCCTCGGCACGCAGCACCGCTACCCGCTGGGCCAGTACCAAGGCCGCCACAGGGTCCAGGTCAAAAGTGAGGAAATCAGAACCAGTGGCAGCCACCTGCTCAGCCATGCCGACCGGAGCGTCGCCAAAGACCCAGGTGAGGCGGCCGGGTTGGGCAATGGCGATCGGCCCGTGACGGTACTCCATGGCGGGGTAACTCTCCGTCCAGGACTGGGAGGCCTCGCGCCATTTCAAGCCGGCCTCGTTGGCCAGGCCCCAGCACCAGCCGTCACCTAGGAAGGAAACCTGCTCGGCCCTGACCCAGGAGGCAGGCACCTGAAAATCCAGAGCCTTACGGCAGTCAGCGATCGCAGAGCTCAGGTCCTCACCCAAGGAGGCGCGGAAAAGCGTGAGCGCGCTGGTAGCGAAGCGGGTCTGCACCACAGACTCCTCATCGGCAAAGTCCAGGACGATCTCACCGGTGACATGCGGGGCGATGGGACCGTTTCCTACAGCAGTAACTAGCACAGTGGGAACGCCACGCCCCTCAAGCTCCTTGGCAATGTCAACCATCTCAGTAGTAGTGCCGGAGCGGGATAGGAGGACCACGCGGTCGTAGTCGCGGGCGATCGGGTAGAGAGAGGAGGTGAAGGCGTCAGACACGCCCTGGCCGAGCTGCTCACGGAGCACGCAGTAGGACTGCGCCATGAACCAGGAAGTGCCACAACCGATCACGGCGATACGCTCGCCACTGACAGGAAGACCACTGGACGTGCCTGCCAGCTCCACTGCACGCTTCCAGGTGCAAGGCTGGGTGAAGATCTCTGCCGTCGTCTTGTTGACCACGATGCCTCCGTATGCAAGTGAGCGATCATTAGGGTTCTGAGGACGTGGTGTGGCACCACAGATGCTCTCCTCACGCCACGACGCGCGTTGAGCGAACACGACGATACTACCAGCAAATCAGTCAAATTCCATCGGATTTGCGCGACAATGATGCAGCCTGTGATCTATAGTGAGCGTGGGCCTATGGAACCACGCACCTACACCGACGTCGGCGCGCAAACCTGGCACCTGGACGCCAGCAACCTACGGACCCAAGGTGTACACCTGTTTGGAGGAGAAATGACCCGCCACGAGCGCCTCTCAGCGATCCTCGGGATGGTTGTAGAAGAGGGAACGGTACACATTGACGACATCATCAAGCGTCTAAACATCTCCGCAGCAACCGCCAGGCGGGATCTGGACCTGCTCGCCAATCAGCAACTCGTGACCCGCACCCGCGGTGGTGCCAGCGCCAACCCCACCTCTTCCGAGCTACCTCTGCGCTACCGCACCACGCGCATGGCTGATGAGAAGACGCGCATCGCGCGCGCAGCCGCAGCGATGGTGCACTCCGGGGACACGATCGGCCTCAACGGCGGTACCACCACCACGGAGGTAGCCCGTGAGCTGGCGGTACTCCCCCCAGAGCCCGGAAGCAGCTCAGACCTGCCAATCACCGTGGTTACCAACGCCGTCAACATCGCCTCCGAGTTGACCGTGCGCCAACGCGTGCGCGTCGTTGTCACTGGCGGCGTGGCACGCGCACGCTCCTACGAACTCACCGGACCTCTCAGCGAGTTGATCCTGCCGTCAATCAGTGTTGACACACTCTTCTTGGGCGTGGATGCGCTGGATGAGCGCGGAGCCTTCGCAGCCCACGAGGGTGAAGCCGCCGTCAACGCCGCATTGGTGCGCGCTGCCCGCAAGGTAGTGGCCGTCTGTGACCACTCCAAGCTAGGTGCCACTGCCTTCGCACGCATCTGCACACCTGACCGGCTCGACCTAGTCATCACTGATGAGGGTGCCAGCCCCAAACAGATCTCCTTACTGCGCGAGGTCGGCATTGCCGTCCAGCTCGTCTGAACCCCACCGCTTACCACGCCCCACCTCCCTCCACCCAAAGGATTCTCTATGCCCCGCACCACCGGTCGCGTGACCCTGCCCATCCAGGAAGGCATCGACGACCAGCTCCGTGAGCTCGCCCAGGCCCTGGGCGCTGACGCCGTCCGCAACTCTGACGGCACCTGGCTCCCCGAGATCGCCTCCGAGCTGGTAGACAAGGTCTACTCCACCTACTTCCCGGCGCGCGGCGACCAGGAGTGGGCTCTCGCCCACCCGGACACCCTTGTCAACCAATACCTGATGAGCGCACGCGTCACCGCCATGAGCGATGCGCCCCTACAGATCGACGTACTGGATAGCTACTTCCGTGAGCAGTTCCAGCCCTGCTATGAGCGCGTGGAGAAGTTCTGGGAGGTCATTGACCGCACCAGCAGCGAAGTGGTGCCTGTCTCCGGGTGGAGCGTTGACCAGACCACCGGCATCCTGACGGTCGCCCAGCCGACCCCGTGGCACGAGTACACGGTCAGCTTCCTGGCAAACCAGATCTGGGACACCACCCAGATGTACAACTACATCACCAACGGCTGGGACGAGACCGACCCCACCCGTGTCAAAGAGCGCCCCTACGACGTCCGGAAAAATGGCGTATGGGAACACGTCAAGGAGGCCCTCAGCGAGTGGCTCACCAAACACCCTGAGGTGGACGTCGTCCGCTTCACCACCTTCTTCTACCACTTCACCATCGCCTTCAACACTGACGGCAAGGAGAAGTTCGTGGACTGGTTCGGCTACTCCGCCTCCGTCTCCCCCGAGGCCATCGACGCATTCGAGGCCGAGTACGGCTACGAGCTGCGTGCCGAGGACTTTGTGGACGCTGGCTACTACAACTCACCCTTCCGGATGCCCACCCAGCACTTCCGCGACTGGATCAACTTCCAGTCCCGCTTCGTATCCGAGCGGGCCAAGGACCTAGTAAAAATAGCCCACGAAGCTGGCCGTGAGGCAATGATGTTCCTGGGCGACAACTGGATAGGAACCGAACCCTACGGCCCCTACTTCCCCTCCATTGGCCTGGACGCCGTCGTAGGGTCTGCTGGCTCTGCGGCCACCACCCGCCTGATCTCCGACATTCCCGGCGTTAAGTACACCGAGGTGCGCTTTTTACCGTACTTCTTCCCGGACGTCTTCAACCACGACGGCGGCGACCCGGTGGGCGAGGCCAACGACTCCTGGATAACCTCCCGCCGCGCCATCGTCCGCCACCCGTTGGACCGCATGGGCTACGGCGGCTACGTCTCCCTAGCCCTGGAATTCCCCGAGTTCATTGAGCGGATCACCGCAATCAGCCAGGAGTTCCGGAACATACACGAGTTCAGCGGCGGTGAGCTGCCTCAGAATGCGCCGTTCACGGTAGGAATCCTGAACGCCTGGGGCTCATTGCGCACCTGGCAGACCCATATGGTGGCTCACGCCCTGTGGTACAAGGCCACCTACTCCTACGTGGGCGTCATTGAGTCCCTGGCTGGTCTGCCTTTCAAGGTCCGCTTCCTGTCTTTCGACGAGGTACTTGAGGGCGGCGTACCCGAGGAGGTCGGTGTGCTCATCAACGCTGGCGCCGCCGGCACCTCCTACTCCGGGGGCGAGGCTTGGGCCGACGGGCGCCTGGCCGAGATCTTGCGCGAGTGGGTCGCCGCAGGGCACGGCCTCATCGGTGTGGGCGAGCCCGCCGCCTACGACAAGGGCGGCTCCTTCATCCAGCTCTCGGATGTCCTGGGTGTCGACCGCGAGCGCCAGCTCACCCTCAACACGGACCGCTACCCCACTCTGGTCGAGGGCCACGTCATCACGGCGGACCTTAAGCGGGCCTCCGCCTTTGATGACGGCGAGGGCGCGGGCGGCGACGTCTACACGGTCAGTGAGCGCACGCAGGTGCTCTCCTACGACGACGGCACAGTCAAGATCGCCGCCAACGAGTTCGGCGCGGGCCGAGCGGTCTACTTCTCCGGCCTGCCGTACTCCTTCACCAACTCGCGCACCCTGCAGCGCGCCCTGTACTGGGCGGCCGGGCGCGAGGACCTGCTGAGCACGTGGTTCACCACCCACCCGGCCACGGAGGTCGCCTGGTACCCGGGCCGACGCAAGATGCTCGTGACCAACAACGCCTACGAGGCCGTGACGACGACGGTCCTGGGTGACGAGCGCGAGTGGCAGCTGACGCTCGAGCCCATGGGTTCGGCCTGGGTCGACGTCGACTAACCCGTCCGGGCACGTCGCGCCGCCGCGGTACCCCTGACAACGCCGTCGGCACAGCAGCCCGCCGTAACGCCGTCGGCACAGCAGCACTCAGGGCCGGGCACCACGATCCGCGTGGTGCCCGGCCCTGTGCCGTACCTCACCCTGCGCGGCCTCATTCCGCGGTTTCTCCTGTCTCAGGAGTCCAGGAGGCACACCTTAAGAGCTCTCTCATTCTGACCTCATCGTGACCTTGACCGATCTCGGGATCGTCTGAACAGGCCCCCCTGTGGGGTCCACCCGCCACCAACCCGGTCGATCACCAGGAGGCACCATGAGCGCCGCGCCCATCAGAGTGATGCTCTACAGCCACGACGCACAGGGACTGGGCCACCTGCGTCGCAACCTCGCCCTGGCCCACCACCTGTCCCAGCACCTCCCCGAGCTCGCCCAGGCTCCGGTCACCGGCCTGCTCGTCGCGGGGCTGACGCCCGGCGAGGGCTTCGAGGTGCCCGACGGCTTCGACTGGCTCGTGCTTCCCGGCATCGTCAAGTCACCCAACGGCTACCAGCCCCGGCGCCTGAACTCGACGCGTGCCCAGCTGCGCCACCTGCGCTCCCAGGTGATCGAGGCGGCCCTCATATCCTTCGCCCCCGACCTGTTCATCATCGACCGTCACCCCTACGGCGTGCGCCAGGAGCTGCTGGAGCCGCTGCGGGCGCTCCGGCACCGCCACCCCGGCGCCCGTGTGGTCCTGGGGCTGCGCGAGGTCCTGGACGACCCGGGCACCATGGAGCGCGAGTGGGCCAGCCTCGGCCCGGGCCAGCAGCTGCGCGAGCTCGTCGACCAGGTGTGGGTCTACGGCGACCCCACCGTGCACGACCTCGCGAGCACCGGGGAGGGCCCGATGGTCCTGGCCGACCGGATGCGCTTCACCGGTTACCTGTCGCTCGGCAGGTACGCCGCCGACTTCTCGGGCACCAGTTCCGTGCAGGTGCCCGGCCCCTTCGTGCTCACCACGGTCGGCGGGGGCTCGGACGCGCTGCCGCTGCTCCTGCACTCCGCCGCCATGGAGCCACCCGTGGGGCACCAGCACATCGTCGTCTGCGGGCCCCAGCTCAGTGAGCCGGACGTCGCGCGGGTCGCCCGGGTCGCCGGGCCGCGCACCCGGGTCCTGAGGACCTGGCCGGGGCTGAGCCGTCACGTCAACGAGGCCGCAGCCGTCATCTCCATGGGCGGCTACAACACCGTGTGCGAGATCCTGTCGACCTCGGTCCCCTCCCTCATCGTGCCCCGCGAGACGCCCCGCCTCGAGCAGCTCATCCGGGCGCGCTCCCTGGAGCACTGCGGCGCCGTCGAGGTGCTGCGCTCCTCGGAGATGACCCCTGCGGCACTGGGACAGTGGGCGGCCTCGGCTGTCGGCCGGACCGTCAACCGTGAGCGCATCGATCTTGCCGGCCTGTCCACCGTGCCGCTGCTGGCGCACGAGCTGCTCGCCGAGGACATTGAGGAGGGGCGGGCAGCATGACCCGCATCGGCTACGTCCTCAAGGTCTACCCCCGCTTCTCTGAGACCTTCATCGTCACCGAAATGCTGGCGCGCGAGGCACTGGGCGACGACCTGTCCGTCTACGCCCTGCGTCCCACCACCGACAGCCGCTTCCACCCCGAGATCGCACGTGTGCAGGCACGCGTGAGGTGGATCAGTCGCCCTTGGAAGGGCGTCGAGATGTGGGAGCAGATGGCCCAGTGCCTCGACGGTGACGACCTCGACCGCTTCGCGCAGATCCTTCCGGCGCTGCTCACCCTGCCCGGGGATGAGGTCGCCCAGGGCCTGGAGCTGGCCCGTCAGGTGCGCGCCGACGGCATCGAGCACCTGCACGCCCATTTCGCCTCCCTGGCGGGACGGATGGCGTGGATCGCCTCCTCGCTCACAGACGTGCCCTACACCGTCACCACCCACGCCAAGGACATCTTCCACGAGTCGGTGGACCCGGCGTGGCTGCGGCGCATCTGCGTCGACGCCGACCGGGTCATCGCCATCAGCAGGTACAACGAGGAGTTCCTCAACCGGCTTCTCGCGGGAAGCCGGGCACGCATCAGCCTGCGCTACAACGCCCTCGAGCTCGACCGCTTCCCCTACCGCGACCCCGAGCCCCCGACCATGCCGCTGCGGGTGTGCGCGGTGGGCAGGCTCGTCGTCAAGAAGGGCTTCGCCGACCTCATCCGGGCGACGCGGATCCTCGTCGACGATGGCGTGCCTGTGCACGTGGACATCGCCGGTGAAGGCGACGAGTACCAGGCACTGCGTGAGCAGATCCGCTCGTTGGGGCTGACGGAGCACGTGCGCCTGCTGGGGCCTATAACCCAGCAGGAGGTGCGCACCCTGCTGG belongs to Actinomyces trachealis and includes:
- a CDS encoding ROK family protein; this translates as MNARYAIGVDVGGTAIKTVLADTAGRALFRQEIPTPKGVEPLLEAVVKAVATIERQVSVGQVDDGEIVVTPADICRTVGVGVPGIVDESKGLAILSVNLGWQDVPMAQRMEEALGRPVSLGHDVRSGAWAEARWGAGSDNCMYLALGTGIAAVFILDGRPIVSGGWAGEIGQALVPDPDNPGQLERFEAVASAGALAQRLAATRAPKDRDDVVAAGALGVQVALEVGDPLARRVWDTALDAQAEVIARAVCMLGPLDVVIGGGLMKAGEKLLFEPLTERVSKLLTVSPVPRIVPAALGSWAQALGSAGRALEPQG
- a CDS encoding SIS domain-containing protein, whose product is MVNKTTAEIFTQPCTWKRAVELAGTSSGLPVSGERIAVIGCGTSWFMAQSYCVLREQLGQGVSDAFTSSLYPIARDYDRVVLLSRSGTTTEMVDIAKELEGRGVPTVLVTAVGNGPIAPHVTGEIVLDFADEESVVQTRFATSALTLFRASLGEDLSSAIADCRKALDFQVPASWVRAEQVSFLGDGWCWGLANEAGLKWREASQSWTESYPAMEYRHGPIAIAQPGRLTWVFGDAPVGMAEQVAATGSDFLTFDLDPVAALVLAQRVAVLRAEDRDLDPDKPRHLSRAVILPDSEH
- a CDS encoding DeoR/GlpR family DNA-binding transcription regulator — encoded protein: MTRHERLSAILGMVVEEGTVHIDDIIKRLNISAATARRDLDLLANQQLVTRTRGGASANPTSSELPLRYRTTRMADEKTRIARAAAAMVHSGDTIGLNGGTTTTEVARELAVLPPEPGSSSDLPITVVTNAVNIASELTVRQRVRVVVTGGVARARSYELTGPLSELILPSISVDTLFLGVDALDERGAFAAHEGEAAVNAALVRAARKVVAVCDHSKLGATAFARICTPDRLDLVITDEGASPKQISLLREVGIAVQLV
- the gnpA gene encoding 1,3-beta-galactosyl-N-acetylhexosamine phosphorylase → MPRTTGRVTLPIQEGIDDQLRELAQALGADAVRNSDGTWLPEIASELVDKVYSTYFPARGDQEWALAHPDTLVNQYLMSARVTAMSDAPLQIDVLDSYFREQFQPCYERVEKFWEVIDRTSSEVVPVSGWSVDQTTGILTVAQPTPWHEYTVSFLANQIWDTTQMYNYITNGWDETDPTRVKERPYDVRKNGVWEHVKEALSEWLTKHPEVDVVRFTTFFYHFTIAFNTDGKEKFVDWFGYSASVSPEAIDAFEAEYGYELRAEDFVDAGYYNSPFRMPTQHFRDWINFQSRFVSERAKDLVKIAHEAGREAMMFLGDNWIGTEPYGPYFPSIGLDAVVGSAGSAATTRLISDIPGVKYTEVRFLPYFFPDVFNHDGGDPVGEANDSWITSRRAIVRHPLDRMGYGGYVSLALEFPEFIERITAISQEFRNIHEFSGGELPQNAPFTVGILNAWGSLRTWQTHMVAHALWYKATYSYVGVIESLAGLPFKVRFLSFDEVLEGGVPEEVGVLINAGAAGTSYSGGEAWADGRLAEILREWVAAGHGLIGVGEPAAYDKGGSFIQLSDVLGVDRERQLTLNTDRYPTLVEGHVITADLKRASAFDDGEGAGGDVYTVSERTQVLSYDDGTVKIAANEFGAGRAVYFSGLPYSFTNSRTLQRALYWAAGREDLLSTWFTTHPATEVAWYPGRRKMLVTNNAYEAVTTTVLGDEREWQLTLEPMGSAWVDVD
- a CDS encoding glycosyltransferase family protein, producing MSAAPIRVMLYSHDAQGLGHLRRNLALAHHLSQHLPELAQAPVTGLLVAGLTPGEGFEVPDGFDWLVLPGIVKSPNGYQPRRLNSTRAQLRHLRSQVIEAALISFAPDLFIIDRHPYGVRQELLEPLRALRHRHPGARVVLGLREVLDDPGTMEREWASLGPGQQLRELVDQVWVYGDPTVHDLASTGEGPMVLADRMRFTGYLSLGRYAADFSGTSSVQVPGPFVLTTVGGGSDALPLLLHSAAMEPPVGHQHIVVCGPQLSEPDVARVARVAGPRTRVLRTWPGLSRHVNEAAAVISMGGYNTVCEILSTSVPSLIVPRETPRLEQLIRARSLEHCGAVEVLRSSEMTPAALGQWAASAVGRTVNRERIDLAGLSTVPLLAHELLAEDIEEGRAA
- a CDS encoding glycosyltransferase family 4 protein; protein product: MTRIGYVLKVYPRFSETFIVTEMLAREALGDDLSVYALRPTTDSRFHPEIARVQARVRWISRPWKGVEMWEQMAQCLDGDDLDRFAQILPALLTLPGDEVAQGLELARQVRADGIEHLHAHFASLAGRMAWIASSLTDVPYTVTTHAKDIFHESVDPAWLRRICVDADRVIAISRYNEEFLNRLLAGSRARISLRYNALELDRFPYRDPEPPTMPLRVCAVGRLVVKKGFADLIRATRILVDDGVPVHVDIAGEGDEYQALREQIRSLGLTEHVRLLGPITQQEVRTLLARSDVFAAPCVEAPDGNLDGLPTVVLESMACGTPVVATAVSGLPEVVRDGETGVLLPPGVPDELARTLRDIASGATDTRRLARAARSLIEQQFDSRHQAAVLSGWQAPGRQER